In one Chitinophaga sancti genomic region, the following are encoded:
- the pdxR gene encoding MocR-like pyridoxine biosynthesis transcription factor PdxR — protein sequence MLRPWKIEIQLDAQSEKAIYLQIADVIIQDIQTGRLKAGDALPGSRQLAADLGVNRNTVVDALNVLINEGWIEAMPRKGAFVADVLPTTTPHSHSGKQAISQPETKGLIHLYFDDGFPDSKIAPMTELARAYRKIFNQKARWQLMGYNSELGDESFRKVVAQMLNHQRGMQITANNICITRGSQMATYLAAHCLLQAGDKVIVENPGYRPAWKALENAGAQLIPIAVDEEGIVIEDVITCLQSHPHIKAMYITPHHQYPTTVTLSLQRRQALIRLSNEYGFTIVEDDYDNEFHFGYRPVLPLASFPELRNYAYIGTMSKVVAPALRIGYLVSNDPAFMQRVAGLRKIIDVQGDAMMEQAVLELISDGTIKKHIRKATLFYKNKRDKTLQLLKKYLKGKANYEVPEGGLAFWIEPVANINWQTVAAELLAKGIKINTPDNYSDNPHLNGFRFGYGALSEIQLEEGISALAAYLPGKE from the coding sequence GCCGGCAGCTGGCAGCGGATCTGGGCGTAAACAGGAACACCGTAGTAGATGCACTGAATGTGCTGATCAACGAAGGCTGGATCGAAGCAATGCCCCGCAAAGGAGCGTTCGTAGCAGATGTATTGCCGACGACCACACCACATAGCCATAGCGGAAAGCAAGCTATCAGTCAGCCCGAAACCAAGGGTCTTATTCACCTCTATTTTGATGATGGCTTTCCGGATAGCAAGATTGCTCCCATGACAGAACTGGCACGCGCCTATAGGAAGATCTTTAATCAGAAAGCGCGGTGGCAACTGATGGGTTATAACAGCGAACTGGGTGATGAATCATTTAGAAAAGTAGTGGCCCAGATGCTGAACCACCAGCGCGGTATGCAGATCACGGCGAACAATATCTGCATTACGAGAGGCAGCCAGATGGCCACTTACCTCGCCGCACATTGCCTGCTGCAGGCTGGTGACAAAGTGATTGTAGAAAACCCGGGCTACCGGCCAGCCTGGAAAGCGCTGGAAAATGCCGGTGCACAGCTGATTCCAATTGCAGTGGATGAAGAAGGTATCGTGATCGAAGATGTCATTACCTGCCTGCAATCACACCCGCACATAAAGGCGATGTATATCACACCGCATCACCAGTATCCAACTACCGTAACCTTAAGTCTGCAACGCAGACAAGCCCTCATCAGGCTTTCCAATGAATATGGGTTTACCATTGTAGAAGATGACTATGACAACGAATTTCATTTTGGCTACCGGCCGGTATTACCCCTCGCGAGTTTTCCTGAGTTGCGGAACTATGCATATATCGGCACGATGAGTAAGGTCGTTGCACCTGCGCTGCGCATCGGATACCTTGTTTCCAATGATCCTGCATTTATGCAAAGAGTAGCGGGCCTGCGCAAGATCATTGATGTGCAGGGGGATGCTATGATGGAACAGGCAGTGCTGGAACTTATCAGTGATGGTACGATTAAAAAACATATCCGCAAGGCAACACTCTTTTATAAGAATAAGAGAGATAAGACGCTGCAACTGCTGAAGAAATACCTGAAAGGGAAAGCGAATTATGAAGTGCCAGAGGGCGGACTGGCATTCTGGATCGAACCTGTTGCTAATATTAACTGGCAAACAGTGGCAGCAGAACTCCTGGCGAAAGGGATCAAAATAAATACCCCTGATAATTATAGTGACAATCCCCATTTGAACGGGTTCAGGTTTGGCTATGGAGCCTTGTCGGAAATACAGCTGGAAGAAGGTATCAGTGCTTTGGCGGCGTACCTGCCGGGTAAAGAATAA
- a CDS encoding gliding motility-associated C-terminal domain-containing protein, with product MKRFLFLFACLCVFTEIVSAQTIYMNVPDTVCMSTNNGTSDQVKFTSINAYLATGQTGPTVWTIQTPGGTNVDYSILYSSSTSTDKTARLSSNALTLQFLNPGTYTLTAAMTYSNGTVYRKTVTLVALDCTMPTCNGGNAVMPGFSEDFGTLASNAGKKEYSPSSAVAYTYDGSGTVGMAANNYAISYTTHWANDWITSNDHTGSNRGGMLIANADGDPRIFYSKSISSLCKNSVYNFSAWLINLDSATAFNQNCPDYKYPGVTFQILNAADTSQVLGQYKTYAISSNLAGRQWQRYGGTFTVPSTVSDVVVRIKNNAPGGCGNNIGIDDIEFTFCSPVISAAIEGNAQTLKEVLCQGAPTILTSSFTPASYYAHAEYQWEMSDDGGVTWFNVPYGTANKDTLVIAQGELVGTKTAAADYYFRVRLYESGSSAETCAAPSAPVKLTILPMPQLSLTKSQVCAGTTVDLQASGGFDKFEWSDTLNYYEPNRSIKLIRDTTIKVYGLVFYGDDKFCKDSNSTSIKVDDEPLVQIGSSQTSLCVGNRISMFVNDVLSTTADSILWYRGVPGSGQLMPEFTGMTIVNYNPETLTDNQFYVRVKQTTCEVTSDVFTFTLTDVPVPDPGTSQYSCATDNPGGTFKLNRTLATGTKGSWQTIGLEGPGISGATGNINFDDYVIYNHNNPKAVVTMNTAGTTAYLQWKVQSSVNGSCVVYAYDTLTYMGEATRAYVDSAMTQCGTSNVFTMRANEPNTELTGEFVETGKWKLLSGTATIADTTAYNTQVTIPQGNYQDVQLQWCISNKAACGTSYDTVTIHYKDIPKATLTPVTVCAAAGTFDLNPAAISGDPAYYAITSTMTGFTAVPTTPITTWPVAVSFPTTTAAGTYNFELTLSNDSLGCTNTIPFTLNVQSGSVDPTGVTVGSPLICQTGTTTLTVEGGSLAKNADGTDAASWVWYAGGCGTGTAIGTGATITVPVTATTTYYVRAEGAAACAGSNCASGIVTVSDKPTDADAGADANHCSDSVFVMAANVPSLATAKGVWSISSGTARITDTTSATTTVYIKPGVTAVLTWTITNGACTSADNVTLANFALSGTANAGVDTMSQCNNPKFVMAATGTGTWSFLPGSKATIDIANSATATITLPAGDTATAIWNATNGLCTSTDSIFLRNLAMPENAVAGAAQTHCNDSLFHMAAATSTYMGTWTVISGAAVIADKHSATSDVIVKVNTTATLQWVLSNGSCTGNPATVTLNNIGGVLGNTISADQVLCATETPASLKGTGTVSGGDGTYAYQWQMSTTNAITGFYNVTTGAGGTTATYTPAAITADTVWLRRVVTSGCSGSSLSNVVKLQRISAPPVVIAVPPSKNAACSPGTDFTTLFGSPVFSHAPYTNEALTVTYADNISTPDGCTTILMRTWTARDRCGLTASAQQTITVKDTTGPVFTTAAPANITVGCDNIPPAVSLAANDLCSGSMVVPPLVQRVDMPGTCRNNYYLIRKWVAVDNCGNASDTLKQIVTVKDTTGPVFNVTQPANITVDCDKLPPAVNLTATDNCTAGIITAIPVDTRQNVSGSSCVNTYQITRTWTASDSCGNTSVLKQIITVVDTTKPVFSVTLRDTTVNCDQVPSLDEVTATDNCTANVKVTLSETKAFLNTSCTNSYRLTRTFTATDGCGNKATMKQVITVQDTTRPVFTVNPPGDITVDCDAIPATPTTVNATDNCGTVKVSFSQSRVAAAGACAGNYQLIRTWIAKDQCGNTNTWKQTITVQDTTKPVIGTAPADVTVACGGTIPAEAALYATDNCDAAFPKRATMTTDPYTVDICNGYTITRRWNIKDACGNAATEKVQVIKVIACPKPQLDTALPVNCSDNPKFALQLKNKVSKPKFTLQSVYPASAVTAPLTQSSNVFNLNGAVQATFVVTDGVTGCVSDPVTYNLRYVNKPVLNLGKDTGICKGNSLTLDIGVDNASAGYDVKWSTGASTQQITVSAAGTYSATVTNNGCSATDEIKVTVHEPPVVAIEDATICEGNTVKLNAYVQGASYLWSTGDTGPSIIVSTTGTYNVEVSLNGCTVGDNATVTVAAAPNVTLTPDVAICTGERTTLEVEPDGGTVVWSDGSTVNTISVSKPGDYWVTVTKNSCVVKDTVSVTSKGNIGLNLGIDKEICAGGSVMLNATNEGAISYLWNDGSTDPVREVKTPGTYIVKAMDKYCSQTTSDTINVTVAGLQAFSLGKDTTICEGEVLTLNVSAGTGNSVKWQDGASTSWYVVTKAGYYTATIYNDCGGMTAGLTVNYKTCNQTTGVVNAFTPNGDGNNDYFRPGVLGAMIDYELSVYNRWGVTVYSSKEVGSGWDGRFKGALVDEGTYLYIVNYRKAVGGPKLTLKGNVTVIK from the coding sequence ATGAAACGGTTTCTGTTTTTATTTGCTTGTCTGTGTGTGTTCACTGAGATTGTCAGCGCACAAACTATTTACATGAATGTTCCTGATACCGTCTGTATGTCCACGAACAATGGTACATCCGACCAGGTGAAATTCACGAGTATAAATGCCTATCTCGCTACCGGACAAACCGGGCCAACTGTCTGGACCATCCAAACACCGGGTGGTACCAATGTAGATTATTCCATCCTGTACTCCTCCAGTACTTCGACGGATAAGACAGCCAGGCTCAGCTCAAACGCACTCACCCTCCAGTTCCTCAACCCAGGTACCTATACCCTTACCGCGGCTATGACATACAGCAATGGCACCGTGTACCGGAAAACAGTTACCCTGGTGGCTCTCGATTGTACGATGCCAACCTGTAACGGGGGGAATGCCGTGATGCCAGGTTTCTCTGAAGACTTTGGTACACTGGCCAGCAATGCCGGTAAAAAGGAATATTCTCCTTCTTCTGCTGTTGCCTACACCTACGATGGCTCCGGCACAGTAGGCATGGCTGCGAACAACTACGCTATTTCCTATACTACCCATTGGGCCAACGACTGGATCACGTCCAACGATCATACGGGCAGTAACAGGGGTGGTATGCTGATTGCCAACGCAGATGGAGATCCCCGCATCTTCTATTCCAAATCTATCAGCAGTCTTTGTAAGAACTCTGTATATAATTTCAGCGCATGGCTCATCAACTTAGATAGCGCTACCGCATTTAACCAGAACTGCCCTGATTATAAATACCCGGGTGTGACCTTCCAGATCCTGAACGCAGCAGATACCAGCCAGGTCTTAGGTCAATATAAAACCTATGCTATTTCTTCTAACCTGGCAGGCAGGCAATGGCAGCGATATGGCGGTACTTTTACAGTTCCTTCTACCGTATCTGATGTTGTGGTGCGTATTAAAAATAATGCGCCTGGTGGTTGTGGTAATAACATTGGCATTGATGATATCGAATTTACCTTTTGTAGCCCTGTTATCTCCGCTGCAATTGAAGGAAACGCGCAAACCCTGAAAGAAGTACTTTGCCAGGGTGCCCCCACAATCCTGACCTCCTCCTTTACCCCGGCATCTTATTATGCACATGCGGAATACCAGTGGGAAATGTCTGACGATGGTGGTGTTACCTGGTTCAATGTTCCATATGGTACTGCCAATAAGGATACCCTTGTCATTGCGCAGGGTGAGCTGGTAGGTACCAAAACGGCCGCGGCAGATTACTATTTCCGTGTTCGCTTATATGAAAGTGGCTCCTCTGCCGAAACCTGTGCGGCTCCTTCCGCCCCAGTAAAACTGACCATCCTGCCTATGCCACAACTCTCGCTCACCAAGAGCCAGGTATGCGCAGGTACTACGGTGGACCTGCAGGCATCCGGTGGTTTTGACAAGTTTGAATGGAGCGATACATTAAATTATTATGAACCTAACCGTAGTATCAAACTAATACGCGATACAACTATCAAGGTGTATGGGCTTGTATTTTATGGTGATGATAAATTCTGTAAAGACTCAAACAGTACTTCCATTAAAGTAGATGATGAGCCGCTTGTTCAGATCGGGTCTTCCCAGACTTCATTATGCGTGGGCAACAGGATCAGTATGTTTGTGAATGATGTATTGAGTACTACCGCAGATTCTATCCTGTGGTACAGAGGCGTGCCGGGTTCCGGGCAGTTAATGCCTGAATTCACAGGTATGACCATTGTGAACTATAACCCGGAAACACTGACTGATAACCAGTTCTATGTAAGGGTGAAGCAAACGACCTGTGAGGTGACTTCAGATGTATTTACGTTTACACTCACTGATGTTCCGGTGCCTGATCCGGGTACCAGCCAGTATTCCTGCGCCACCGATAACCCGGGCGGTACATTCAAATTGAACCGCACGCTGGCTACCGGTACGAAGGGTTCCTGGCAGACAATTGGTCTCGAAGGTCCGGGTATTTCAGGTGCGACAGGTAACATTAATTTTGATGATTACGTCATTTATAATCACAATAATCCAAAAGCAGTGGTGACAATGAACACTGCTGGTACAACGGCTTACCTGCAGTGGAAAGTGCAATCTTCTGTCAATGGATCATGTGTTGTTTATGCTTATGATACCCTTACTTATATGGGTGAAGCAACCCGTGCTTATGTAGACAGTGCAATGACTCAGTGTGGTACTTCCAATGTATTCACCATGAGAGCGAATGAGCCGAATACTGAGCTCACCGGTGAATTCGTTGAAACCGGTAAATGGAAATTGTTATCCGGTACCGCAACGATTGCTGATACCACTGCTTACAATACACAGGTAACCATACCACAGGGCAATTACCAGGATGTGCAGCTGCAATGGTGCATTTCCAACAAAGCGGCATGTGGTACATCATACGATACGGTCACCATACATTATAAAGACATTCCGAAAGCAACCCTCACACCTGTTACGGTATGTGCGGCTGCCGGTACCTTTGACCTGAATCCTGCTGCCATCAGCGGCGATCCTGCCTATTATGCGATCACCAGTACGATGACTGGGTTTACGGCGGTACCAACTACTCCTATTACTACCTGGCCGGTGGCTGTCAGCTTCCCGACTACCACTGCTGCCGGTACTTATAATTTCGAACTCACCCTCAGCAATGATAGCCTGGGTTGTACAAATACCATTCCTTTCACACTGAATGTGCAGTCCGGTTCTGTAGATCCTACAGGCGTAACCGTTGGTTCCCCGCTCATCTGTCAGACTGGTACAACTACCCTGACCGTAGAAGGGGGGAGTCTGGCAAAAAATGCAGATGGCACTGACGCAGCCAGCTGGGTATGGTATGCCGGCGGATGTGGTACAGGTACTGCTATCGGTACCGGTGCTACGATCACCGTGCCGGTTACTGCTACCACCACTTATTATGTAAGAGCAGAAGGTGCGGCTGCCTGCGCAGGTTCCAACTGTGCCAGCGGCATCGTAACAGTATCTGATAAACCAACTGATGCTGATGCAGGTGCTGATGCCAATCATTGTAGTGATTCTGTGTTTGTGATGGCGGCGAATGTTCCTTCCCTCGCTACCGCTAAGGGTGTATGGAGCATCAGCAGCGGTACTGCAAGAATTACGGATACCACCAGCGCCACTACTACCGTATATATCAAACCAGGTGTGACAGCTGTGCTGACATGGACCATCACCAATGGTGCATGTACCAGTGCTGATAATGTTACGCTGGCTAACTTCGCCCTGTCTGGTACCGCCAATGCAGGCGTAGATACCATGAGCCAGTGTAATAATCCTAAGTTCGTAATGGCTGCAACAGGTACCGGTACCTGGAGTTTCCTGCCTGGTTCTAAAGCTACGATCGATATTGCTAACAGCGCGACTGCTACTATCACACTGCCTGCAGGTGATACGGCAACCGCGATCTGGAATGCAACGAATGGCCTGTGTACAAGTACTGACAGCATCTTCCTGCGTAACCTGGCAATGCCTGAAAACGCCGTTGCAGGCGCTGCCCAGACTCATTGTAACGATTCGCTCTTCCACATGGCTGCTGCGACTTCCACCTACATGGGTACCTGGACGGTGATCAGCGGCGCGGCTGTCATTGCAGATAAGCATAGTGCAACAAGTGATGTTATCGTAAAAGTAAATACAACCGCTACCTTACAGTGGGTCCTGAGCAATGGATCCTGTACAGGTAATCCTGCAACTGTTACACTGAACAATATCGGTGGAGTACTGGGCAACACCATCTCCGCCGATCAGGTGCTTTGTGCTACCGAAACACCTGCCAGTCTTAAGGGCACTGGCACCGTAAGCGGTGGCGATGGCACCTATGCCTACCAGTGGCAGATGAGTACCACCAATGCAATTACCGGTTTCTACAATGTTACAACCGGCGCCGGTGGTACCACAGCAACCTACACACCTGCTGCCATTACGGCTGATACCGTATGGCTCAGAAGAGTTGTGACCTCTGGTTGCAGCGGCAGCTCTCTCAGTAATGTCGTGAAACTGCAACGGATCAGTGCACCTCCGGTGGTGATTGCAGTGCCGCCTTCTAAAAATGCAGCCTGTTCACCCGGAACTGACTTCACCACGCTCTTTGGCTCACCGGTGTTCAGTCATGCACCGTATACCAATGAGGCACTGACGGTGACCTATGCAGACAATATCAGTACCCCTGATGGATGTACGACGATCCTGATGCGTACCTGGACGGCCAGAGACCGTTGTGGTCTTACCGCCAGCGCACAGCAAACGATCACCGTGAAGGATACAACAGGACCCGTGTTTACCACGGCAGCACCGGCCAATATTACGGTGGGCTGCGATAACATTCCTCCAGCTGTAAGTCTCGCGGCCAATGACCTTTGCTCCGGCAGTATGGTGGTACCGCCTTTAGTACAAAGGGTAGACATGCCTGGTACCTGTAGAAATAATTATTACCTGATCCGTAAATGGGTAGCAGTAGATAATTGTGGTAATGCGAGCGATACCCTGAAACAGATCGTTACGGTAAAAGATACGACCGGTCCGGTGTTCAACGTAACACAGCCGGCAAATATCACCGTGGATTGTGATAAGTTGCCACCGGCTGTAAACCTGACCGCCACAGATAATTGTACCGCCGGTATTATTACAGCAATACCTGTTGATACAAGGCAGAATGTATCTGGTAGTTCCTGTGTGAATACTTACCAGATTACACGTACCTGGACTGCTTCCGATAGTTGTGGTAATACATCTGTGCTCAAACAGATCATTACTGTGGTGGATACAACAAAACCTGTCTTCTCGGTTACGCTGAGAGATACGACCGTGAACTGTGACCAGGTTCCTTCATTAGATGAGGTGACGGCTACAGACAATTGTACAGCGAATGTAAAAGTGACACTTTCTGAAACGAAAGCATTCCTCAACACTTCCTGTACTAATAGTTACCGCCTGACACGCACATTCACAGCAACAGATGGCTGTGGTAACAAGGCGACCATGAAACAGGTGATCACCGTGCAGGATACGACCAGGCCGGTATTCACCGTAAACCCTCCGGGTGATATAACAGTTGATTGCGATGCCATACCGGCTACACCTACCACTGTTAACGCAACGGATAACTGTGGTACGGTGAAGGTCAGCTTCTCACAATCCCGTGTAGCTGCTGCCGGTGCTTGTGCAGGTAATTACCAGCTGATCAGGACCTGGATTGCGAAAGACCAATGTGGTAATACAAATACATGGAAACAAACCATCACAGTACAGGATACAACCAAACCTGTGATAGGTACGGCTCCGGCAGATGTAACCGTGGCCTGCGGTGGTACCATCCCTGCAGAAGCTGCGCTGTATGCGACGGACAACTGTGATGCGGCCTTCCCTAAGCGGGCTACCATGACAACAGACCCTTATACAGTAGATATATGTAACGGGTACACGATTACCCGGAGATGGAATATAAAAGATGCATGTGGTAATGCGGCGACGGAAAAAGTACAGGTGATTAAAGTAATCGCATGTCCGAAACCACAACTGGACACAGCATTGCCGGTAAACTGTTCTGATAATCCGAAGTTTGCATTGCAGCTGAAGAATAAGGTGAGCAAGCCGAAATTCACTTTGCAAAGCGTATATCCGGCCAGTGCAGTGACTGCGCCGCTTACACAAAGCAGCAATGTATTTAACCTGAATGGTGCAGTGCAGGCTACATTCGTGGTAACTGACGGAGTAACAGGTTGTGTATCTGATCCGGTTACTTACAACTTACGCTATGTAAATAAGCCAGTCCTGAACCTGGGTAAAGACACTGGTATCTGTAAAGGAAATTCACTGACACTGGATATCGGGGTGGACAATGCCAGCGCAGGCTATGATGTGAAATGGAGTACAGGTGCAAGCACCCAGCAAATCACAGTAAGTGCAGCGGGAACCTATTCAGCTACGGTAACGAATAATGGTTGTTCAGCAACTGATGAAATCAAGGTTACGGTGCATGAACCACCTGTGGTAGCGATTGAAGATGCCACGATCTGTGAAGGCAATACGGTAAAACTGAATGCTTATGTACAGGGCGCATCTTACCTGTGGAGTACCGGAGATACCGGACCTTCTATAATTGTAAGCACCACTGGTACGTATAATGTAGAGGTATCCCTGAATGGTTGTACCGTGGGCGACAATGCAACGGTAACGGTAGCGGCGGCGCCAAATGTAACCCTCACACCGGATGTAGCGATTTGTACCGGTGAGCGTACCACACTGGAGGTAGAGCCGGATGGAGGTACAGTAGTATGGTCTGATGGCTCCACAGTAAATACGATCAGTGTAAGTAAGCCAGGGGATTACTGGGTAACGGTCACTAAGAATAGTTGTGTGGTGAAAGATACCGTGTCAGTAACAAGTAAAGGAAATATAGGTCTTAACCTGGGAATAGACAAGGAGATTTGTGCTGGTGGTTCAGTGATGCTGAATGCAACGAACGAAGGTGCGATTTCTTATCTCTGGAATGATGGCAGCACAGACCCGGTCAGGGAAGTAAAAACACCAGGTACCTATATTGTGAAGGCGATGGATAAGTATTGTAGTCAGACGACCTCAGATACTATTAATGTAACGGTGGCAGGTCTCCAGGCATTCTCATTGGGTAAGGATACCACCATCTGTGAGGGTGAGGTGCTGACCCTGAATGTGAGTGCGGGTACAGGGAATAGTGTGAAGTGGCAGGATGGTGCGAGCACTTCCTGGTATGTGGTGACGAAGGCGGGTTATTACACGGCGACCATTTATAATGATTGTGGTGGAATGACGGCGGGTCTTACGGTGAACTATAAGACCTGTAACCAGACAACGGGCGTGGTGAATGCGTTTACGCCGAATGGAGATGGGAATAATGATTATTTCAGGCCGGGGGTATTAGGTGCAATGATTGATTATGAACTGAGTGTTTATAACCGCTGGGGTGTAACGGTGTATAGTAGTAAGGAGGTGGGTTCAGGATGGGATGGCCGGTTTAAGGGGGCATTGGTGGATGAAGGTACTTACCTGTATATAGTGAATTACAGGAAGGCGGTTGGTGGACCGAAGCTGACGCTGAAGGGGAATGTGACGGTGATTAAGTAG
- a CDS encoding AEC family transporter, translated as MDNFILIAVCILAGMAMQKAKILPADAHKGINIWLLYLALPAVSLKYIPTIKWSLTMLFPMASTVIVWAGSTLLTALYVRRRRYGQRSRSTLELASGYSNTSFIGFPLIIAYFGEQYLSIAIICDQVMFIVLSTVGIFSAIKGDRKSGAKVEVKMILKKLFTFPPFIGCLSALILPHFINLSPMEPLFTKLAGTVAPLALFSIGMQLKFNGWEKQRGQLSMVLLYKLILAPLLVLGAAIITGVWGDVAKISIFEAAMPTFITASVVAEQFNLNFRLVNLVIGIGILLSLLSTFLWANLLQHVYG; from the coding sequence ATGGACAATTTCATATTAATCGCTGTCTGCATCCTGGCAGGCATGGCGATGCAAAAGGCAAAAATATTACCTGCAGATGCGCATAAAGGCATCAATATCTGGTTACTGTATCTCGCACTTCCGGCTGTTTCACTGAAATATATACCGACTATTAAGTGGTCGCTGACCATGTTGTTTCCCATGGCTTCGACGGTGATTGTGTGGGCAGGAAGTACCTTGTTAACAGCATTGTATGTACGGCGCAGGCGTTATGGACAGCGTTCCAGGAGTACCCTTGAACTGGCGAGTGGGTATAGTAATACATCGTTTATCGGGTTTCCGCTCATCATTGCTTATTTCGGGGAACAGTACCTGAGTATTGCAATCATCTGTGACCAGGTGATGTTTATAGTCCTGTCAACGGTTGGTATTTTTTCAGCCATCAAGGGGGATCGTAAATCAGGTGCGAAGGTAGAGGTAAAGATGATCCTGAAAAAGCTGTTTACGTTCCCGCCATTCATAGGATGCCTGTCAGCCCTGATATTACCTCATTTTATCAACCTTTCTCCCATGGAGCCGCTCTTTACCAAACTGGCAGGAACGGTAGCGCCGCTGGCCTTGTTTTCCATCGGTATGCAATTGAAGTTCAACGGTTGGGAAAAACAACGGGGCCAGTTATCCATGGTGTTGTTGTACAAGCTCATACTGGCTCCTTTATTGGTATTAGGGGCGGCTATCATTACAGGTGTATGGGGCGATGTGGCAAAGATTAGCATCTTTGAAGCAGCGATGCCTACCTTCATTACAGCCAGTGTAGTAGCGGAACAGTTTAACCTGAATTTTCGGTTGGTGAACCTGGTTATTGGGATTGGGATCTTACTCAGCCTGTTGTCAACCTTTTTGTGGGCGAACCTCCTGCAGCATGTATATGGTTGA
- a CDS encoding AraC family transcriptional regulator translates to MKKLRQFDALVIEVFVKEQFHQPSHSQTYYEIVYIFTGSGRHYLNNSVVDYRANDWFLISPEDTHYLEIKRKTHFGVIKFTDSYFSERKPLMPNSLLKFQPEMMMRNKAFKEMRLTMDELSQQNLLRTIKTLIESRNRKEVLSSPYIFYQVLSLFALFQQQWGNMNTQYNWNNDKQALISFIHQYIYNPEMIQVKHLSQTFNISPHYFGKYFKNNYGIPFREYIDNYRIKLIEGRVAAGLTQRQIADEFGFTDESHLSNYFKKRTATTFRNYKRDHQ, encoded by the coding sequence ATGAAGAAACTTCGGCAGTTTGATGCGCTGGTGATTGAGGTCTTTGTGAAAGAGCAATTTCATCAACCCTCTCATTCCCAGACTTATTATGAGATCGTCTATATCTTTACCGGTAGCGGCAGGCATTACCTGAACAACAGTGTCGTCGATTACCGGGCCAATGACTGGTTCCTGATCTCACCGGAGGATACTCACTACCTGGAAATAAAGCGAAAAACGCATTTTGGGGTCATTAAATTCACGGATAGCTACTTTAGTGAACGCAAACCATTAATGCCCAATTCCCTGCTTAAATTCCAGCCCGAAATGATGATGCGGAATAAGGCATTCAAAGAGATGCGCCTGACCATGGATGAGCTGTCACAACAAAACCTGTTACGCACCATCAAAACCCTCATCGAATCCAGGAACCGGAAGGAGGTCCTCTCCTCCCCCTACATCTTTTACCAGGTCCTCTCCCTCTTTGCCCTCTTCCAGCAGCAATGGGGCAATATGAATACCCAATACAACTGGAACAACGATAAGCAGGCGCTCATCTCCTTCATTCACCAGTACATCTACAACCCGGAAATGATCCAGGTAAAACACCTGTCACAGACCTTCAACATCTCCCCGCACTATTTCGGTAAATACTTCAAAAACAACTACGGTATTCCCTTCCGCGAGTACATCGACAACTACCGGATCAAGCTCATAGAAGGCAGAGTCGCAGCCGGCCTGACACAACGGCAAATTGCTGACGAATTCGGGTTTACTGACGAAAGCCATCTCTCCAATTATTTCAAAAAAAGGACAGCAACCACCTTCAGAAATTATAAAAGGGACCACCAATAA
- a CDS encoding DJ-1/PfpI family protein — translation MMRILLLICLLFTGVNVLSAQTPVVKVAVLLYPGMALQDFAGPADVFTKAREITRGEYQVYTASCKPGTVYTEGHIGIQPDYSIRQLPKPDILILPGASFAVIDSLRHDSTLLSMIRQYQDSVSVLLSVGTGTWLLAAAGLLDHQQATTHYFVADDFASTFPAITLVKDVRYVDNGNILTSAGVTAGIDGALHLVARYSGDRIAGMVARAMQYTPKREEPWPMAPTGMDYKKDADVICGMIAIDKNIFVEYQGKRYYFCSEVCKKAFLHNTAQ, via the coding sequence ATGATGCGAATCCTCTTATTAATTTGTCTCCTGTTTACAGGAGTAAACGTGCTATCTGCACAAACACCGGTCGTGAAAGTGGCGGTATTGCTGTACCCGGGTATGGCCTTGCAGGATTTTGCCGGCCCGGCAGATGTATTTACCAAAGCCAGGGAAATTACACGGGGAGAATACCAGGTGTATACAGCGTCCTGCAAACCCGGAACGGTGTATACAGAAGGGCATATCGGTATCCAGCCCGACTACAGTATCCGGCAGCTGCCAAAACCGGATATTTTGATCCTGCCGGGAGCCTCCTTTGCTGTCATTGATTCTCTCCGGCACGACAGTACCCTGCTTTCCATGATCAGGCAGTACCAGGATAGCGTGTCTGTTCTTTTGTCAGTAGGCACAGGCACCTGGTTACTGGCGGCAGCAGGCTTGCTGGATCATCAGCAGGCAACGACCCACTATTTTGTGGCAGATGATTTTGCCAGCACTTTCCCAGCCATTACACTGGTCAAAGACGTGCGGTATGTAGATAATGGAAACATTCTCACAAGCGCCGGCGTGACGGCAGGGATCGATGGTGCCCTGCACCTGGTGGCACGGTATAGTGGCGACCGGATAGCCGGGATGGTTGCCCGGGCCATGCAGTATACCCCCAAAAGGGAAGAACCCTGGCCAATGGCACCCACAGGCATGGATTATAAAAAAGATGCAGACGTAATCTGCGGAATGATAGCAATTGATAAAAATATCTTCGTGGAATACCAGGGCAAACGTTACTATTTTTGCTCTGAGGTCTGTAAAAAAGCGTTCCTGCATAATACTGCTCAGTAA